One window of Campylobacter avium LMG 24591 genomic DNA carries:
- the truA gene encoding tRNA pseudouridine(38-40) synthase TruA yields the protein MKIKLIFAYDGSRFYGSATQRHKKTVQDTLFRALQAFNIKEMPLFASRTDKGVHALNAVALINTINLDIDLRYFVKKLNSYLNPSIHIKRAFVVDDDFEVRFAVKKRQYKYILNHSTYSPFLSQYQLFYPALDLSKTNELLSLFLGENDFKFFQKQGKENTIRTIYKANAKRYKHYTIFTFEANGFLRAQVRLMMSAVLRTLEAKLSKDELLLQIKAKKEFVRVLAPPNGLYLSRIYY from the coding sequence TTGAAAATAAAGCTCATTTTTGCTTACGACGGCTCAAGGTTTTACGGTTCTGCTACTCAAAGGCACAAAAAAACAGTGCAAGATACTTTATTTAGAGCCTTGCAAGCTTTTAATATTAAAGAAATGCCACTCTTTGCCTCAAGGACAGATAAGGGGGTTCATGCCTTAAATGCGGTAGCTTTGATAAATACCATAAATTTAGACATTGATTTGCGGTATTTTGTAAAGAAGCTAAATTCATACTTAAATCCCAGCATACACATAAAAAGGGCATTTGTTGTAGACGATGATTTTGAAGTTCGCTTTGCTGTGAAAAAAAGACAGTATAAATACATACTAAATCACAGCACCTACAGCCCGTTTCTATCGCAGTATCAGCTTTTTTATCCTGCTTTGGATTTATCAAAGACTAATGAGCTTTTGTCGCTTTTTCTTGGAGAAAATGATTTTAAATTCTTTCAAAAGCAAGGAAAGGAAAACACCATAAGAACTATTTATAAGGCCAATGCTAAAAGATACAAGCATTATACTATTTTTACCTTTGAGGCCAATGGTTTTTTAAGAGCCCAAGTAAGATTGATGATGAGTGCGGTTTTAAGAACTCTTGAAGCTAAGCTTAGCAAGGATGAACTTTTGCTTCAAATCAAAGCAAAAAAAGAATTTGTAAGGGTATTAGCACCGCCAAATGGCTTGTATTTGAGTAGAATTTATTATTAG
- a CDS encoding LptF/LptG family permease, whose protein sequence is MKLIYKYTLNQFLSTYLSLFLVLFLIVSMVFFIQLARITSSIEISFVDFLKLYSFTVPRILILTLPISFFISLSLTLYRLSRENESIVCFALGCSPKDMANFFIKISLFLSCVMLVISLVFIPLAFSLQNNFIDYKKTQVSLNLKTGEFGQKFLDWMIFIEKEDNSLYENIVMYHPDDKEQMILAKKGFIQRDKQSLSLKLLDGTVYNFQTNENLHIAQFEDMTINTLLQGFSSNQLNFYEYWQRMSVEDKRAKEFVIYVLISLFPVASTYFALSFGIVTYRYEKGAIYFGIFTVIALYFGLLSAFYKPPLLAVLVIFTLFFVASILYFKKNTLSRY, encoded by the coding sequence ATGAAATTAATCTATAAATACACATTAAATCAATTTTTAAGCACATATTTATCGCTATTTTTAGTGCTTTTTTTAATTGTTTCTATGGTGTTTTTTATACAGCTTGCAAGGATAACCTCAAGCATTGAAATTTCTTTTGTGGATTTTTTAAAACTTTATAGCTTTACCGTGCCTAGAATTTTGATACTAACACTACCTATAAGCTTTTTTATCTCTCTTAGTTTAACTTTATATAGGCTTTCAAGGGAAAATGAAAGCATAGTGTGCTTTGCTTTGGGTTGCTCTCCTAAGGATATGGCAAATTTTTTCATAAAAATTTCCTTGTTTCTTAGCTGTGTAATGCTTGTTATATCCTTGGTTTTTATACCGCTTGCCTTTTCTTTGCAAAACAATTTTATAGATTACAAAAAAACACAGGTGAGTTTAAATTTAAAAACCGGAGAATTTGGGCAAAAATTTTTGGATTGGATGATATTTATAGAAAAGGAGGATAATTCCTTGTACGAAAATATCGTAATGTATCATCCAGATGATAAAGAACAAATGATTTTGGCTAAGAAAGGTTTTATACAAAGAGACAAGCAAAGCCTTTCTTTAAAGCTACTTGATGGCACTGTTTATAATTTCCAAACGAATGAAAATTTACACATAGCGCAGTTTGAAGATATGACTATAAACACTCTTTTGCAGGGTTTTTCCTCAAATCAATTAAATTTTTATGAGTATTGGCAAAGAATGAGCGTTGAGGATAAGAGGGCTAAGGAATTTGTGATTTATGTTTTAATCTCGCTTTTTCCTGTAGCTTCCACATATTTTGCCCTTTCTTTTGGGATTGTAACTTATAGATATGAAAAAGGGGCTATTTATTTTGGAATTTTTACCGTAATAGCCCTTTATTTTGGTTTATTAAGTGCTTTTTATAAGCCTCCTTTGCTTGCCGTGCTGGTAATTTTTACCTTATTTTTTGTAGCTAGCATTTTGTATTTTAAGAAAAATACTTTAAGTAGGTATTAG
- a CDS encoding prepilin peptidase → MIYLFTFVFAACFASFFTSLADRISYKRAVFASRSYCDNCFKTLKFWHLIPIFSYIFLKARCSFCKKKLSFHLILGELLCVALAFVALFYTESFVDFLLLSLYFFILYTLSLIDIRLRAVPEFLLFILFVISFFYMFDKLAFFDFYSDSFLLRICLFAGFIFLLKSLVSFFLNFKKYNKNLESMGEADILLISSMSSILGFYHSFCMLFLASLLAIIPCIRARLNGDLRYELPMFPFLSISFVIVFVGRNYEINL, encoded by the coding sequence GTGATTTATTTATTTACCTTTGTTTTTGCGGCTTGTTTTGCTTCATTTTTTACCTCTTTAGCTGATAGGATTTCTTATAAAAGAGCCGTTTTTGCTAGTAGGTCTTACTGTGATAATTGTTTTAAAACTTTGAAATTTTGGCATTTAATTCCTATTTTTTCATATATTTTTTTAAAAGCTCGTTGCAGTTTTTGTAAAAAAAAGCTTTCTTTTCATTTGATTTTAGGCGAGCTTTTATGCGTAGCTTTGGCCTTTGTAGCTTTGTTTTATACTGAAAGCTTTGTTGATTTTTTATTACTTAGTTTGTATTTTTTTATACTTTATACGCTTTCGCTTATAGATATAAGGCTTAGAGCTGTTCCGGAGTTTTTGCTGTTTATCTTGTTTGTCATATCATTTTTTTACATGTTTGATAAGCTGGCATTTTTTGACTTTTATTCTGATAGTTTTTTGCTAAGAATTTGCCTTTTTGCCGGCTTTATATTTTTGCTTAAAAGCCTTGTTTCTTTTTTCTTAAATTTCAAGAAATACAACAAAAACTTAGAAAGCATGGGCGAAGCTGATATACTTTTAATATCTAGCATGTCTTCTATACTTGGTTTTTATCATAGTTTTTGCATGTTGTTTTTAGCTTCTTTATTAGCCATCATTCCTTGCATAAGGGCTAGGCTTAATGGTGATTTAAGATATGAACTTCCTATGTTTCCTTTTTTAAGCATATCTTTTGTGATAGTTTTTGTGGGTAGAAATTATGAAATTAATCTATAA
- the uppS gene encoding polyprenyl diphosphate synthase: MNKLKHLAVVMDGNRRWAKINGFLEKLGYSHGLKTIQRLIEVCIDEEIKELSLFAFSTENWARPKDEIDFIFSLFEKTLDEKLHIFLQNNIKIRIIGNTQMLNERLLTKLKNAEQKTKDCDLLCVNIAISYGAKDEIVRSVNRCLDKGLKITEENITQNLDLPLDVDLLLRVGDAKRISNFLLWQCAYAEIHFSNTLFPGLTKREFKSIIKDFYKRERRFGK; encoded by the coding sequence ATGAATAAACTAAAGCATCTGGCTGTGGTTATGGATGGAAATAGACGTTGGGCTAAGATAAATGGCTTTTTAGAAAAACTTGGTTATTCTCACGGACTAAAAACCATACAAAGACTTATAGAGGTGTGCATTGATGAGGAGATTAAAGAGCTTAGCTTATTTGCTTTTAGCACTGAAAATTGGGCTAGGCCAAAGGATGAGATAGACTTTATTTTTTCTTTATTTGAAAAAACCTTAGATGAAAAATTGCATATATTTTTGCAAAATAATATAAAAATTCGTATCATAGGCAACACGCAAATGCTTAATGAAAGGCTTTTAACTAAGCTTAAAAACGCCGAGCAAAAGACTAAAGATTGTGATTTGCTTTGTGTTAATATAGCCATTTCTTACGGTGCTAAAGATGAGATAGTTCGCTCTGTAAATAGGTGCTTAGATAAGGGCTTAAAAATCACAGAGGAAAATATCACGCAAAATTTGGACTTGCCTCTTGATGTGGATTTGCTTTTAAGGGTAGGGGATGCAAAGAGGATTTCAAATTTCTTGCTTTGGCAGTGTGCTTACGCTGAAATTCATTTTAGCAATACCCTTTTTCCCGGACTTACAAAAAGAGAATTTAAAAGCATTATAAAGGATTTTTACAAAAGAGAAAGAAGGTTTGGTAAGTGA
- the coaBC gene encoding bifunctional phosphopantothenoylcysteine decarboxylase/phosphopantothenate--cysteine ligase CoaBC: MKTILIAVSASIAFYKAYELISLFKKEGFRVKVLLSKGLLKFVSKLSFEALADDVLCEENEDWTSYKNHIHFTRDCDIIVFAPATINSINKLALGIADTLFIQALIAAKAPLIIAPAANTAMLHHFSTQNSLKILEKNGVLIIPSIRKELACKDVGEGALADVFDIFCVAKRELLKEDFFKDKTIIITGGGTKEKIDDVRCISNLSSGKMAKALADAFYFLGARVVFLSSVSFKVPYEILKYESSSELKALLNEYKEGDFLLMLAAVSDFLPKKVEGKIKKASHQNGLVLELSLNEDLLANLEFKGKKIAFKMETDELNALKNAKESFRQKKLDMLCLNVLNKQNPCFDSDFNELNILLKNKSINLGYDSKINLAFKVAQLCKEL, translated from the coding sequence ATGAAAACTATTTTAATCGCTGTAAGTGCTAGCATAGCCTTTTACAAAGCTTATGAGCTAATATCTTTGTTTAAAAAAGAGGGTTTTAGAGTAAAGGTTTTGCTTAGCAAAGGACTTTTAAAATTTGTTTCAAAACTTAGCTTTGAGGCCTTAGCAGATGATGTTTTGTGTGAGGAAAATGAAGATTGGACATCTTATAAAAATCATATTCATTTTACTAGAGATTGCGATATTATAGTCTTTGCACCAGCTACTATAAATTCTATAAACAAGCTTGCACTAGGTATAGCAGATACTTTATTTATACAAGCATTAATTGCAGCAAAAGCTCCTTTAATAATAGCTCCAGCTGCAAATACTGCTATGCTTCATCATTTTAGCACTCAAAACTCACTTAAAATTTTAGAAAAAAACGGTGTCTTAATCATTCCTAGCATTAGAAAAGAACTTGCCTGTAAGGATGTGGGAGAGGGTGCTTTGGCTGATGTTTTTGATATATTTTGCGTGGCTAAAAGAGAACTTTTAAAAGAGGATTTTTTTAAGGATAAGACTATCATTATCACAGGTGGAGGCACCAAAGAAAAGATAGATGATGTAAGATGTATAAGTAATCTTTCTAGTGGCAAGATGGCTAAGGCTTTAGCTGATGCTTTTTATTTTTTAGGTGCTAGGGTGGTTTTTTTAAGCTCTGTAAGCTTTAAAGTGCCTTATGAGATTTTAAAATATGAAAGCTCAAGTGAGTTAAAGGCTCTTTTAAACGAATACAAAGAGGGCGATTTTTTGCTTATGCTTGCTGCGGTAAGTGATTTTTTGCCCAAAAAAGTTGAGGGTAAGATTAAAAAAGCCTCTCATCAAAATGGCTTAGTCTTAGAATTATCCTTAAATGAGGATTTGTTAGCAAATCTTGAGTTTAAGGGTAAAAAAATAGCTTTTAAAATGGAAACAGATGAGCTAAACGCTTTAAAAAACGCCAAAGAAAGCTTTAGACAAAAAAAGCTTGATATGCTTTGCTTAAATGTTTTAAACAAGCAAAATCCTTGCTTTGATTCAGATTTTAACGAGCTTAATATCTTACTTAAAAATAAAAGCATAAATTTAGGCTATGATAGCAAGATAAATTTAGCCTTTAAGGTGGCACAGCTATGCAAAGAGCTATGA
- the glmU gene encoding bifunctional UDP-N-acetylglucosamine diphosphorylase/glucosamine-1-phosphate N-acetyltransferase GlmU translates to MKVSIVILAAGLGTRMKSSKAKVLQKLCGKSMILHILKQAFTLSDDVTVVLSHQKDLVKECIEAEFENVKILEQDLKNYPGTAGALKGYKAKYEKTLVLCGDMPLVSFTSLKNILEKEADFCVAVFKTDDAKSYGRVVLVNDEVQKIVELKDANKQEKDIKICNSGVYAFKSEILAKFLPLISNENAQKEYYLTDLVFLAKKEYKIKAVFVDELEFMGINDKFELSVAENLMQERFKKELMKNGVIMHNPASIFISLDTIFEGECELYENVRIEGKSFIKDSIIKSSCVVEDSSLENSDIGPLAHLRPKCELKNTHIGNFVECKNAKLNGVKAGHLSYLGDCEIDEGTNIGCGTITCNYDGLKKHKTKIGKNVFIGSDTQLIAPVEINDDVIIAAGSTVTSDVKSGALYINRAPSKQIDDYFYKKFGKK, encoded by the coding sequence ATGAAAGTTTCTATCGTTATCTTAGCAGCTGGGCTTGGCACTAGGATGAAATCAAGCAAGGCTAAGGTCTTGCAAAAGCTTTGCGGTAAAAGTATGATTTTACACATTTTAAAACAAGCCTTTACACTTAGTGATGATGTAACTGTGGTGCTTTCACACCAAAAAGATTTGGTAAAAGAGTGCATAGAGGCTGAATTTGAAAATGTTAAAATTTTAGAACAAGACTTAAAAAACTACCCAGGAACAGCAGGAGCTTTGAAAGGATACAAGGCAAAGTATGAAAAAACCTTGGTTTTATGCGGGGATATGCCCTTAGTTAGCTTTACTTCTTTAAAAAATATCTTAGAAAAAGAAGCTGATTTTTGTGTAGCTGTGTTTAAGACAGATGATGCAAAATCTTATGGTAGGGTGGTGCTTGTAAATGATGAAGTGCAAAAGATAGTAGAGTTAAAGGACGCAAATAAGCAAGAAAAAGATATAAAAATTTGCAATTCCGGTGTCTATGCTTTTAAGAGTGAAATTTTAGCTAAGTTTTTGCCCTTAATATCAAATGAAAATGCACAAAAAGAATACTATTTGACCGATTTAGTTTTTCTAGCTAAAAAAGAATACAAGATAAAGGCTGTTTTTGTGGATGAGCTTGAATTTATGGGCATAAATGATAAATTTGAGCTAAGTGTGGCTGAAAATTTAATGCAAGAAAGATTTAAAAAAGAGCTTATGAAAAATGGAGTTATTATGCATAATCCAGCTTCTATTTTTATAAGCTTGGATACTATTTTTGAGGGCGAGTGTGAGCTTTATGAAAATGTTAGGATAGAGGGCAAGAGCTTTATAAAAGATAGTATTATAAAATCATCTTGTGTTGTTGAGGATTCAAGCCTTGAAAACAGCGATATAGGACCTCTTGCACATCTAAGGCCTAAGTGTGAGCTTAAAAATACCCATATAGGAAATTTTGTGGAGTGTAAAAATGCTAAGTTAAACGGGGTAAAGGCAGGGCATTTAAGCTATCTTGGAGACTGCGAGATAGATGAGGGCACAAATATAGGCTGTGGGACCATAACTTGTAATTATGACGGGCTTAAAAAACACAAAACAAAGATAGGTAAAAATGTCTTCATAGGCTCTGATACCCAGCTAATCGCACCTGTTGAGATAAATGATGATGTCATTATAGCCGCTGGAAGCACTGTTACAAGTGATGTTAAGAGTGGTGCCTTGTATATAAATAGAGCCCCGTCAAAACAAATTGATGATTATTTTTATAAAAAATTTGGCAAAAAATGA
- the lpxD gene encoding UDP-3-O-(3-hydroxymyristoyl)glucosamine N-acyltransferase encodes MRLSEIAKFLNLEFNGNDIDITALNSLSKAGLDELTYCDSDKNAKNIPLCGAGAIIVSKKHVDLVPKDMQKLISPEPHLSFAYLSKLFAKSLFCTTQERKISSTAKIMPNVYIGKGVVIKDNVTIMAGAYIGDNVYIDENTIIHPNVVIYNDTKIGKRCHLLANSVIGSDGFGYAHTKNGEHIKIYHNGNVILEDDVEIGACTTIDRAVFESTIIKKGTKIDNLVQVGHNCDIGANCLIVAQTGLSGSSILGTNVTMGGQSATSGHLKIGDFATIAARGGVSKSLEGGKVYGGFPIMLQKEWLKLQAKIASAFKDKSKE; translated from the coding sequence ATGAGATTAAGCGAGATAGCAAAGTTTTTAAATCTTGAATTTAATGGCAATGATATAGACATAACAGCTTTAAATTCTTTATCAAAAGCAGGACTTGACGAGCTTACTTACTGTGATAGTGATAAAAATGCCAAAAATATACCGCTTTGTGGAGCTGGAGCCATAATAGTTAGCAAAAAACACGTAGATTTAGTCCCAAAAGACATGCAAAAATTAATCAGCCCAGAGCCGCATTTAAGCTTTGCTTATCTTAGTAAATTGTTTGCTAAGTCTTTATTTTGCACTACGCAAGAAAGAAAAATTTCAAGTACAGCTAAAATAATGCCAAATGTTTATATAGGAAAGGGTGTTGTTATAAAAGATAATGTTACCATAATGGCAGGAGCTTATATAGGAGATAATGTTTATATAGATGAAAATACCATAATCCACCCAAATGTAGTTATTTACAATGATACAAAGATAGGCAAAAGATGTCATTTGCTTGCAAATTCTGTTATAGGAAGCGATGGTTTTGGTTATGCGCACACTAAAAACGGAGAGCATATTAAAATTTATCACAATGGCAATGTCATCTTAGAAGATGATGTTGAAATAGGTGCTTGCACTACTATAGATAGAGCGGTTTTTGAAAGCACCATTATAAAAAAAGGCACAAAGATAGATAATTTAGTGCAAGTAGGACATAACTGCGATATAGGAGCAAATTGTCTTATAGTCGCTCAAACAGGGCTTTCAGGCTCATCTATTTTGGGAACTAATGTTACTATGGGCGGTCAAAGTGCTACAAGCGGACATTTAAAAATAGGCGACTTTGCTACCATAGCTGCAAGAGGCGGGGTCAGCAAGAGTCTAGAGGGCGGCAAGGTTTATGGAGGCTTTCCTATAATGCTACAAAAAGAGTGGCTAAAACTTCAAGCAAAGATAGCTTCAGCTTTTAAAGACAAAAGCAAGGAGTAG
- a CDS encoding replicative DNA helicase, giving the protein MLNDELFDIDAERSILSSCIQSEEVFNTVNNDLKASDFSVSLHSNIFEALSKCYAAGEVAGFSFIKKYKDIKQDDFLDIASTVALVDVSKYVNHIKELSIKRQLLSFAHLIPSKISKLSVAELLEDINKEVFHITSKINTADIKSIDLIVDDLLENYKKIKKEKKGDLVGLDTGFYELNKMLRGFKGGELIVLAARPGMGKTSLCLNFIEKSLRNDCGVVFFSLEMPAVQILQRMIAARASIALQKVLSGDLTTDEWSTVSHICNEYSNKTFYIYDSGYAGVSDISAILRKLKNQHDNIGLCVVDYIGLMMSSTNRFQDRHLQVAEISRGLKLLARELDMPIIALSQLNRSLESRSNKRPMLSDLRESGAIEQDADAILFVYRDEVYREQEEKERINKARAEGKLDTFIPSFEANPIQEKAELIVGKNRNGPVGTVDLVFSKLYSTFHELAKEEVPVKINTTNVEL; this is encoded by the coding sequence ATGCTAAATGATGAATTATTTGACATAGACGCTGAAAGGTCTATACTTAGCTCTTGCATTCAAAGCGAAGAGGTTTTTAACACTGTTAATAACGACTTAAAAGCTAGTGATTTTTCTGTTTCCTTGCATTCTAATATCTTTGAAGCTTTGAGTAAATGTTATGCTGCTGGCGAGGTTGCTGGCTTTAGCTTCATTAAAAAATACAAAGACATAAAGCAAGATGATTTTTTAGATATAGCTTCAACGGTTGCTTTGGTAGATGTTAGCAAGTATGTTAATCACATAAAAGAACTCTCTATAAAAAGGCAGTTATTAAGCTTTGCGCATTTAATTCCTTCTAAAATTTCAAAACTTTCCGTGGCTGAACTTCTTGAAGACATAAATAAGGAAGTTTTTCACATCACCAGCAAGATAAATACCGCTGATATAAAAAGTATTGATTTGATTGTGGATGATTTGCTGGAAAATTATAAAAAGATAAAGAAAGAAAAAAAGGGCGATTTAGTAGGCCTTGATACTGGTTTTTACGAGTTAAATAAAATGCTAAGAGGATTTAAGGGCGGTGAATTAATAGTTCTTGCGGCAAGGCCTGGTATGGGCAAAACAAGTCTTTGTTTAAATTTCATAGAAAAGTCATTAAGAAATGACTGCGGGGTTGTGTTTTTTTCGCTTGAAATGCCTGCGGTGCAAATTTTACAAAGAATGATAGCAGCCCGTGCTTCCATAGCACTTCAAAAGGTCTTATCAGGAGATTTAACAACAGATGAGTGGAGCACGGTCTCGCATATTTGTAATGAATACTCAAACAAAACATTTTACATATATGATAGTGGCTATGCTGGCGTGAGCGATATATCAGCTATTTTAAGAAAGCTTAAAAATCAGCACGATAATATAGGGCTTTGCGTGGTTGATTATATAGGCTTGATGATGAGTTCTACAAATAGATTTCAAGACAGACACTTACAAGTTGCTGAAATTTCAAGGGGTTTAAAGCTTTTAGCAAGAGAGCTTGACATGCCTATCATAGCTCTTTCTCAGCTAAATAGAAGCCTAGAAAGCAGGTCTAATAAACGCCCTATGTTAAGTGATTTAAGAGAAAGTGGCGCTATAGAACAAGACGCCGATGCGATATTATTCGTTTATAGAGATGAAGTTTATAGAGAACAAGAGGAAAAAGAAAGGATAAACAAAGCAAGAGCTGAGGGCAAATTAGATACATTTATTCCAAGCTTTGAGGCAAATCCTATACAAGAAAAGGCGGAATTAATAGTTGGTAAAAATAGAAATGGTCCCGTAGGAACTGTTGATTTGGTTTTTAGCAAGTTGTATTCTACCTTTCATGAGCTTGCAAAAGAGGAAGTGCCTGTGAAAATCAATACCACAAATGTAGAATTATAA